The Mucilaginibacter mallensis genome has a segment encoding these proteins:
- a CDS encoding SDR family NAD(P)-dependent oxidoreductase, which translates to MLNNKVILLTGGTEGIGFECAKAYEKAGAMIGIISNSAESIQQASLQLNAKNVHYIKADVANAAEVEQAVQETISKFGKIDIVHNNAGIANPSKALHETNDDEWERLFAVNVKGIYHTTRFALNELKNNKGNILNTSSLVGDIGQEIHAAYSATKGAINALTKSMALDYAPIGIRVNAVAPAGVWTPMLRNWSTQQPNPELIAAYLDGIHVLGYCPEGDVVADACLFMVSDMARFITGCILPVTGGAELGYRKNLYKVNSEKAVTNIG; encoded by the coding sequence ATGTTAAATAATAAAGTTATCCTTTTAACCGGTGGAACAGAAGGAATTGGTTTTGAATGTGCCAAAGCATATGAAAAAGCTGGGGCAATGATTGGCATTATTTCTAATTCAGCCGAAAGTATTCAACAAGCATCATTGCAACTAAACGCTAAAAATGTCCATTATATTAAAGCCGATGTGGCAAATGCTGCCGAAGTGGAACAGGCTGTGCAGGAAACCATATCTAAATTTGGAAAAATAGATATTGTGCATAATAATGCAGGCATAGCAAACCCTTCAAAAGCTTTACATGAAACTAATGATGATGAATGGGAACGGCTTTTTGCAGTAAATGTTAAAGGAATTTACCACACCACTCGATTCGCTTTAAATGAATTGAAGAATAATAAAGGCAATATTTTGAACACTAGCAGCCTTGTTGGTGATATTGGCCAGGAAATACATGCAGCTTATAGCGCTACTAAAGGAGCCATTAATGCCCTTACCAAATCAATGGCGCTCGACTATGCCCCAATCGGAATAAGAGTTAATGCTGTTGCGCCCGCCGGCGTATGGACACCAATGCTACGCAATTGGAGCACGCAGCAACCAAACCCTGAATTGATAGCAGCTTATTTAGATGGGATACATGTATTAGGGTATTGCCCCGAGGGCGATGTAGTAGCAGATGCCTGCCTTTTTATGGTATCGGATATGGCCAGGTTTATTACCGGGTGTATTTTGCCTGTAACGGGAGGTGCCGAACTGGGCTATCGAAAAAACCTGTATAAAGTTAATTCCGAAAAGGCTGTTACTAACATAGGCTGA
- a CDS encoding enolase C-terminal domain-like protein, with amino-acid sequence MIKNIRISDRRFPIGKGAGSDAIHRDPIYSYAVTQLIDDSGLTGTGFAFTLGEGNDLVCKAAQFYAEQLKGKDIEELMAAFGTLFNQLSNEQQFRWLGPHKGVVHLALASVTNACYDLWAKKRGVPLWKLLIDLSPEQIVNTLDLSYLEDELTREQAIKLLKDNYAGKTNRMPVIATGYPGYDTSIGWFNYSDEKVRENCKKAVANGFTAMKLKVGSAEAERDIRRAHIVREVAGDDIRVMLDANQQWTLPQAISICKRLQSMNPYWIEEPTHPDDVLAHKTLAEAIAPTKLALGEHVPNRIIFKNYLQTGSAGFIQVDAVRVGGVSEFITISLLCRKYNIPVVPHVGDMGQLHQHLVLFNHIVLGHEALFLEHIPHLQQYFTHPVVIENGFYITPMEAGSSCDLKQMD; translated from the coding sequence ATGATAAAAAATATCCGGATAAGCGATAGGCGGTTCCCAATTGGAAAAGGAGCCGGAAGCGACGCAATTCATCGCGACCCAATATATTCATACGCCGTAACCCAATTAATAGACGATAGCGGGCTTACAGGTACTGGTTTTGCCTTTACTTTGGGCGAGGGCAATGATCTTGTATGCAAGGCAGCGCAGTTTTATGCCGAACAACTGAAGGGGAAAGATATTGAAGAGTTGATGGCGGCCTTTGGAACATTATTTAACCAATTATCAAACGAGCAGCAGTTTAGGTGGCTTGGGCCGCATAAGGGGGTGGTACATCTTGCGTTGGCCTCTGTTACTAATGCTTGCTATGATCTTTGGGCAAAAAAAAGAGGTGTACCCTTATGGAAACTTTTGATTGACCTGTCGCCCGAACAGATCGTCAATACGCTTGATCTTTCTTATTTGGAAGATGAGCTTACGCGTGAGCAGGCCATAAAATTATTAAAAGATAATTATGCCGGTAAAACCAACCGGATGCCGGTTATAGCCACCGGGTACCCGGGTTACGATACTTCTATTGGCTGGTTTAACTATAGCGACGAAAAGGTACGCGAAAATTGTAAAAAGGCAGTAGCCAATGGCTTTACCGCCATGAAATTAAAGGTAGGCAGCGCCGAGGCAGAACGGGACATCCGCAGGGCGCATATTGTACGTGAAGTAGCAGGAGATGACATCAGGGTAATGCTTGACGCTAACCAGCAATGGACATTGCCGCAAGCCATCAGTATTTGCAAACGCCTGCAAAGCATGAATCCATATTGGATAGAAGAACCCACTCATCCTGATGATGTATTAGCACATAAAACGCTGGCTGAAGCCATCGCACCAACAAAACTAGCCTTAGGTGAGCATGTACCTAACCGCATTATTTTTAAGAACTATCTGCAAACAGGTTCGGCTGGATTTATACAGGTTGATGCCGTAAGGGTTGGTGGCGTAAGCGAATTTATTACCATTAGTTTACTATGCCGTAAATACAACATACCGGTAGTACCGCATGTGGGCGATATGGGCCAGTTACACCAGCACCTGGTATTATTTAATCACATCGTCCTCGGCCACGAAGCTTTGTTTTTGGAGCATATTCCGCATTTACAGCAGTATTTTACCCATCCCGTTGTAATAGAAAACGGTTTTTATATAACGCCGATGGAAGCAGGAAGCAGTTGCGACTTAAAACAAATGGACTAA
- a CDS encoding sugar porter family MFS transporter gives MKHSNYVYRCTFVAAIGGLLFGYDTAVIAGAIGFIQQKYQLSPGMMGWIASCALVGCVIGAFVGGIMSDWIGRKKVLIISGILFAISSLGIIIPLDLYYFVFFRLIGGLGIGIASMVVSMYISEIAPAAIRGRLISINQLGIVTGILMIFFVNAYIASLNNELWTIDIGWRYMFGSGIIPSIIFILLLLFVPESPRWLAQKSRWSEAAVILNKLNRPEEAAAELEAIKISVHGETGSFSDLWKPSLRTVTFIGIVLAFFSQITGINAIMYYAPEIFKATGDGVKSALLQTIVIGIVNIVATVVAILYVDKLGRKLMLMIGSAGMAVFLALIGAFFYMDMTKGYWVMLSILGYISFFGISLGPLTFVVIAEIFPTRVRAKAISLAILTLWLSTFAVSLVFPAFLKLLGGAYTFWLFTGFSVFSFLFIWKIVPETKGKTLEEIEQYWSKR, from the coding sequence ATGAAACACTCAAATTATGTATACCGGTGTACTTTTGTGGCAGCTATAGGCGGCTTGCTGTTTGGCTATGATACAGCTGTTATTGCCGGGGCAATCGGATTTATCCAGCAAAAATATCAATTATCGCCAGGTATGATGGGCTGGATCGCTTCTTGTGCGTTGGTCGGTTGCGTTATAGGTGCTTTTGTGGGTGGGATTATGTCGGATTGGATCGGGAGAAAAAAAGTATTGATAATCTCAGGGATACTTTTTGCCATTTCTTCACTTGGTATAATTATCCCCCTGGACTTGTATTATTTCGTTTTTTTTAGATTGATCGGAGGCCTTGGAATTGGTATTGCTTCGATGGTTGTATCGATGTATATTTCTGAAATTGCCCCTGCTGCAATAAGGGGACGTCTTATTTCTATTAACCAGTTAGGGATTGTGACGGGTATTTTAATGATCTTTTTTGTAAATGCCTATATCGCATCCTTAAATAATGAATTATGGACAATTGATATTGGGTGGCGCTATATGTTCGGGTCCGGGATTATCCCTTCAATTATTTTTATTTTACTGTTACTTTTTGTGCCAGAAAGCCCTCGTTGGCTCGCTCAAAAATCACGTTGGAGTGAAGCAGCGGTTATTTTAAATAAACTGAACAGGCCAGAGGAGGCAGCCGCAGAGTTGGAAGCGATCAAAATATCTGTACATGGTGAAACAGGTTCGTTCTCTGATCTGTGGAAACCAAGTTTACGCACAGTGACTTTCATCGGTATTGTTCTTGCTTTTTTTTCACAGATTACTGGAATTAATGCCATTATGTATTATGCGCCTGAAATATTTAAGGCAACCGGCGATGGTGTTAAATCAGCCTTGTTACAAACAATTGTGATCGGTATTGTCAATATTGTTGCAACTGTCGTTGCGATTCTGTATGTAGATAAGTTGGGGAGAAAGCTAATGCTGATGATCGGTTCAGCAGGGATGGCAGTCTTTCTTGCGTTAATTGGCGCCTTCTTTTATATGGATATGACAAAAGGTTACTGGGTAATGTTATCAATTTTGGGTTATATTTCTTTTTTCGGAATATCTCTTGGGCCTTTGACATTCGTTGTGATAGCGGAAATATTCCCTACCCGCGTGCGGGCAAAAGCTATTTCCCTGGCTATACTTACTCTTTGGCTTTCAACTTTTGCAGTTTCTTTGGTTTTTCCTGCCTTCTTAAAACTATTAGGTGGTGCTTATACCTTCTGGCTATTTACAGGCTTTTCGGTTTTTTCATTTTTGTTTATTTGGAAAATTGTCCCTGAAACAAAAGGGAAAACGCTGGAAGAAATAGAACAATATTGGTCAAAGAGGTAA
- a CDS encoding glycoside hydrolase family 38 N-terminal domain-containing protein: MIKKIKILFFVALILATKAYAQQQKANSAGVSKVTDIWVVFKTHFDLGFTDLPENVFARYRGEMMDNALSVINENATLPKDEHFVWTVPGWPLYAQILGPLQTPERKARIEKAIRDGSIVAHGLPFTMHTESLDYEDLVRGLDYSSNISRMYGLPLTISAKMTDVPSHSWVLPTLLNNAGIKFLQLGCNPASQYPRVPPIFWWEGADGSKILCQYTPLYGSDIKPPSNWPCKNYLAMIMTGDNHGPPNKKEIEALLAEIAKDLPGVKVHFGILDDFAKAIFAEKPALPTIKGDMPDTWIHGLLSNPQETKIARNIRPLESALDGLNTQMGIWGIPAGSVSAQLAKAYEQSLLYAEHTWGMNAEYGPRFSYGDAWKKWTAEAEAEPVPENGDYSKLKNSDAINTNEGSKRKWLHSYDVKRQYIRNTNDIVSTALKTHLDLLAKSVNVAGKRLVVYNPLPWKRSGIVENPWEKGKSIYVKEIAPSGYVTYSQNDIKEPAITNDEQPVFSTPYFKVVFDLNRGGIASLTEKTTGRELVDRSSKYVVGQFLHERFSTNEVDKWWNAYSRIKEGWGLNDLGKPGMMNAEKAPYLAFTPKEWAISVSHSPIADVATLTSLATEGFAKKYTLTFTFPRNAAYVDVEWFVDTKTADKQPEGGWLCFPFSVNDPHFTVGRLGGPINPATDIISGSNRYLMAVNSGVSITQADQSGMGLSPMDSPLIGLGEPGLWKFSLEHTPTIPSVFVNIYNNMWNTNFPLWQDGSWSERVRIWPIDKNTPTAPNLIEKSWEARVPLLTGTAEGAAGQLPATNRGLSLSETGVLVTAFGENPDGKGTILRLWEQGGISGNVTITLPKGSTYVQATPVNLRGEVMGKPMKIISGKLIFPLKAYAPASFVLDTGK, encoded by the coding sequence ATGATAAAGAAAATCAAAATCTTATTTTTTGTTGCTCTAATATTAGCAACAAAAGCATATGCACAGCAACAGAAAGCAAATAGCGCTGGTGTTTCAAAGGTAACGGATATATGGGTGGTATTTAAAACACATTTTGACCTGGGTTTTACCGACTTGCCCGAGAATGTATTTGCACGGTATAGGGGCGAGATGATGGATAATGCATTAAGTGTTATCAATGAAAACGCCACATTACCCAAGGACGAACATTTTGTATGGACAGTACCGGGGTGGCCGCTTTATGCTCAAATATTAGGGCCCTTACAAACCCCTGAACGTAAAGCAAGGATAGAGAAGGCGATAAGAGATGGATCAATAGTGGCGCATGGGCTGCCATTTACGATGCATACGGAGTCACTGGATTATGAAGATCTGGTCCGCGGACTGGATTACTCATCAAATATTTCCCGCATGTATGGGCTGCCCTTAACAATAAGTGCTAAAATGACCGATGTGCCAAGTCATTCCTGGGTTCTGCCAACGCTATTAAATAATGCAGGGATAAAGTTTTTGCAGCTGGGTTGTAATCCGGCAAGCCAGTATCCTCGCGTTCCTCCGATTTTTTGGTGGGAAGGTGCCGATGGTTCGAAAATCTTGTGCCAATATACACCACTTTACGGTTCAGATATAAAACCCCCATCAAACTGGCCATGCAAAAACTACCTGGCCATGATTATGACTGGCGACAACCATGGCCCGCCGAATAAAAAAGAAATTGAAGCCTTACTGGCAGAAATCGCGAAAGATTTGCCCGGTGTAAAGGTGCATTTTGGAATCCTCGATGATTTTGCAAAAGCAATATTTGCGGAAAAGCCTGCTTTGCCAACTATTAAAGGCGATATGCCTGATACCTGGATTCATGGTTTGCTTTCAAACCCCCAGGAAACAAAAATAGCACGCAATATCCGCCCGTTAGAATCAGCGCTTGATGGATTAAACACGCAGATGGGAATTTGGGGTATACCTGCCGGATCTGTTTCGGCACAACTGGCCAAAGCTTATGAGCAAAGCCTTTTATATGCAGAACATACCTGGGGCATGAATGCCGAATACGGCCCGCGTTTTAGCTATGGTGATGCCTGGAAGAAATGGACGGCAGAAGCTGAAGCAGAGCCTGTTCCAGAAAATGGCGATTATTCAAAACTTAAAAATAGCGACGCTATCAACACCAACGAAGGAAGCAAAAGAAAATGGCTGCATTCTTATGACGTAAAACGCCAATACATTCGCAATACAAATGATATTGTAAGTACAGCATTAAAAACTCATCTGGATTTATTGGCAAAGTCTGTAAATGTAGCGGGGAAGCGTTTGGTAGTTTATAACCCGCTGCCATGGAAAAGATCAGGGATAGTAGAAAATCCATGGGAAAAAGGCAAGTCGATCTATGTTAAAGAAATTGCGCCATCAGGTTATGTTACCTATTCTCAAAATGATATCAAAGAACCGGCCATTACCAATGATGAGCAACCGGTATTCAGCACCCCTTATTTTAAAGTGGTTTTTGATTTAAACCGGGGCGGAATAGCCTCATTAACAGAAAAAACAACTGGTCGTGAATTAGTTGACAGATCCTCCAAATATGTTGTCGGCCAGTTTTTGCATGAGCGGTTCAGCACTAATGAAGTGGACAAATGGTGGAATGCCTATAGCCGGATAAAAGAGGGCTGGGGGCTGAATGATTTGGGAAAACCCGGAATGATGAATGCAGAAAAGGCACCCTATCTGGCATTTACCCCAAAAGAATGGGCAATCTCCGTTTCACATTCACCGATTGCTGATGTCGCTACCCTGACCTCGCTTGCAACAGAGGGTTTTGCAAAGAAATATACGTTAACATTTACCTTCCCGCGAAACGCTGCTTATGTTGATGTGGAATGGTTTGTAGATACTAAAACAGCCGACAAACAACCGGAAGGCGGGTGGCTTTGCTTCCCTTTTTCAGTTAATGATCCGCATTTTACAGTTGGCCGTTTGGGCGGCCCGATAAATCCTGCAACAGATATTATTTCGGGTAGTAACAGGTATTTGATGGCGGTAAATTCTGGTGTTTCCATAACGCAGGCAGATCAATCCGGAATGGGGCTATCGCCAATGGATTCTCCTTTGATTGGCTTGGGTGAACCAGGCTTATGGAAGTTTTCATTGGAGCACACACCTACTATACCCTCAGTATTTGTAAATATCTATAACAATATGTGGAACACGAATTTCCCATTATGGCAGGACGGATCATGGAGCGAGAGGGTTAGGATATGGCCTATTGATAAAAATACGCCAACAGCCCCCAACCTGATTGAAAAATCATGGGAAGCCCGTGTGCCTTTATTAACCGGGACAGCAGAAGGTGCAGCCGGGCAATTGCCAGCAACAAATAGGGGCTTATCCCTATCGGAAACCGGGGTACTGGTTACTGCTTTTGGTGAAAACCCTGACGGTAAGGGAACTATTTTACGCTTATGGGAGCAAGGTGGCATTTCGGGTAATGTTACAATTACATTGCCCAAAGGCTCAACTTATGTTCAAGCAACTCCTGTAAACCTACGGGGCGAAGTAATGGGAAAGCCAATGAAAATCATTTCAGGAAAATTGATCTTCCCGCTGAAAGCGTATGCTCCGGCAAGCTTTGTTTTGGATACCGGTAAGTAG
- a CDS encoding sodium:solute symporter — translation MLKSTDLIISILYILGILTVGLWIGIRHRLKNNKSAATEYFLAGKSLKWPAIGLALFATNISTVHLVSLAQSGFDSGLLNGNFEWMAAFTLILLALFFVPFYIKSGVSTLPDFLEKRYDRSSRDWLAIVSILSAIIIHIAFSMLAGGIVLKTLFGLNMYVSVIAICIVTAIYTITGGLKAVVVTESIQTIVLLTGAFIISYAAFHRMGGWQPMVKILSAHHETNKLSMLRPANDGSGMPWYAVFLGYPVLGIWYWCADQTIVQRVLGAKNEDHARVGPLFCGFIKILPVFIFVLPGLLAYTLSKSGLLDVSSLGLDDKGQVNSKGIYTLMITQLLPSGLIGVLVAALLSGLMSQVSGALNSISTMASYDIYQRYFPDRSDKQLVFAGKLVAGIALVFSLALLPLLNQYESIFSGINDIIAHIAPPITCVFLLGVFWKGASAKSAKLTLWIGSALGVIVFAVNKLCPQTIIGHTPFMMMAFYLFCICVVVQVFFSYVFPVQHTKESRQLYWESPMAALSSSGWKGIGNYKLLSALLLVMIGVLYYVFR, via the coding sequence ATGTTAAAGTCCACCGACTTAATTATTAGTATACTATATATTCTGGGCATTTTGACCGTAGGCCTTTGGATTGGTATCCGCCATCGGCTAAAAAACAATAAAAGTGCCGCAACCGAATATTTTTTGGCTGGAAAATCTTTGAAATGGCCGGCTATCGGCTTAGCGCTTTTTGCCACCAATATTTCAACGGTACATTTGGTGAGCCTTGCGCAAAGCGGTTTCGACAGTGGGTTGCTTAATGGTAATTTTGAGTGGATGGCAGCCTTTACACTTATTTTACTGGCTTTATTCTTTGTCCCTTTTTATATCAAATCAGGTGTATCTACGCTGCCCGATTTCCTGGAAAAGCGTTATGATCGCTCCAGCCGTGATTGGCTGGCTATCGTATCTATCCTGTCGGCAATCATTATTCACATCGCGTTTTCAATGCTGGCGGGTGGCATCGTGTTAAAAACATTATTTGGCCTTAACATGTATGTAAGCGTTATTGCAATTTGCATAGTTACGGCCATATATACAATTACCGGGGGGTTAAAAGCAGTAGTGGTTACCGAGTCGATACAAACTATTGTTTTGCTGACAGGCGCTTTTATCATCAGCTATGCGGCTTTTCATCGCATGGGAGGCTGGCAGCCTATGGTGAAAATATTATCAGCTCATCATGAAACAAATAAACTCTCCATGCTACGCCCAGCTAATGATGGCAGCGGCATGCCCTGGTATGCAGTTTTTTTAGGGTACCCTGTCCTGGGTATCTGGTATTGGTGTGCTGATCAAACTATAGTACAACGCGTATTGGGCGCTAAAAATGAAGATCACGCCAGGGTTGGGCCGTTGTTTTGTGGCTTTATTAAAATACTGCCGGTGTTTATTTTTGTTTTGCCGGGTTTATTGGCTTATACTTTATCAAAATCAGGGCTTTTGGACGTAAGCAGTTTAGGATTGGATGATAAGGGGCAAGTAAATTCAAAAGGGATTTATACCCTGATGATCACCCAATTGTTGCCTAGCGGCTTAATAGGTGTATTGGTAGCAGCACTTTTATCAGGTTTAATGAGCCAGGTATCAGGCGCCCTCAACTCTATCTCAACCATGGCAAGTTATGATATTTATCAAAGATATTTTCCTGATCGATCTGACAAACAATTGGTATTTGCCGGGAAATTAGTTGCAGGTATTGCCCTGGTTTTTTCGCTTGCACTCCTGCCTTTGTTAAATCAATATGAAAGTATCTTCAGCGGCATTAATGATATTATAGCTCATATAGCGCCGCCAATTACCTGTGTATTTTTGCTTGGTGTGTTTTGGAAAGGAGCCTCAGCTAAATCGGCTAAATTAACCTTGTGGATTGGCTCCGCATTAGGGGTTATTGTGTTTGCTGTTAATAAATTATGCCCGCAAACAATAATTGGCCATACCCCATTTATGATGATGGCTTTTTACCTGTTTTGTATATGCGTGGTTGTACAGGTATTTTTTTCATATGTATTCCCGGTTCAGCATACGAAAGAGAGCAGGCAGCTTTATTGGGAATCGCCAATGGCGGCTTTGTCTAGTTCGGGATGGAAAGGTATTGGCAATTATAAACTACTGTCAGCACTTTTATTAGTGATGATTGGGGTGTTATATTATGTATTCAGATAA
- a CDS encoding alpha-L-fucosidase: MKYFFSLLILLSCVAKPKAQTLIDPTIKTPHAVMDDFMDQRFGMFIHWGPVTLRGTEIGWSRGHEVPTAEYDSLYKEFDPILFNADAWVKTAKDAGMKYVVITAKHHDGFCLWPTKSSDYNIMNTPFKKDVVGELAAACKKYNLKFCIYFTVLDWHDPHYPNHNGASPPDSLVNMNEFVKTMKSELKELVTTYHPYMLWFDGNWEKPWKNEYAVDVYTYLKQLDPNVIINNRLGANDEHVTLNSRSIGDYATPEQVIGALDMNTPWETCMTICTQWAWKPNDKMKSLKECLQTLVKTAGGNGNLLFNVGPMPDGRMEQRQVTRLKEMGDWLKIYGESIYGTKGGPFAPNNDFATTRKGNKLYVHVFEKKSDLLTLPLATKVKVKQAYLLNGGEIKYSQDTTGNITLQLPDQLPNNNDTVIALELTTSAEAIPVVSHLN, from the coding sequence ATGAAATATTTTTTCTCCTTGCTTATCCTGCTATCGTGTGTTGCTAAACCAAAGGCACAAACGCTAATAGACCCAACCATTAAAACACCTCATGCAGTGATGGATGATTTTATGGATCAACGTTTTGGCATGTTTATTCACTGGGGCCCGGTAACCTTACGTGGTACTGAGATTGGCTGGAGCCGCGGCCACGAAGTGCCAACAGCCGAATACGACAGCTTGTATAAAGAATTTGACCCGATTTTATTTAATGCTGATGCATGGGTTAAAACCGCCAAAGATGCGGGGATGAAATACGTGGTAATTACCGCCAAACATCATGACGGGTTTTGCTTATGGCCAACAAAATCATCTGATTACAATATCATGAACACACCCTTTAAAAAAGATGTTGTTGGTGAACTTGCCGCCGCCTGCAAAAAATACAATCTCAAATTCTGTATTTATTTTACCGTGTTAGATTGGCATGACCCACATTACCCCAATCACAATGGTGCATCACCCCCCGACTCGCTCGTCAATATGAATGAGTTTGTCAAAACGATGAAAAGCGAATTGAAAGAGTTGGTTACAACCTATCATCCCTACATGCTCTGGTTTGATGGTAATTGGGAAAAGCCATGGAAAAACGAATATGCCGTTGATGTTTATACCTATTTAAAGCAACTGGACCCTAACGTTATTATTAATAACAGGCTTGGTGCAAATGACGAGCACGTAACATTAAATTCCAGAAGTATTGGCGACTACGCCACACCCGAGCAAGTAATAGGCGCGCTTGATATGAATACGCCATGGGAAACCTGTATGACCATTTGTACCCAATGGGCATGGAAACCCAATGATAAAATGAAAAGCCTGAAGGAATGCTTGCAAACTTTAGTTAAAACAGCTGGTGGAAACGGTAATTTGTTGTTTAACGTGGGGCCGATGCCTGATGGAAGAATGGAACAGCGCCAGGTTACCCGGTTGAAAGAAATGGGCGATTGGTTAAAAATTTATGGAGAAAGCATTTACGGTACAAAAGGTGGCCCGTTTGCGCCTAATAATGATTTTGCTACTACCCGTAAAGGCAATAAACTGTACGTCCATGTTTTCGAAAAAAAATCGGATCTATTAACGCTGCCCTTAGCAACCAAAGTAAAAGTTAAACAAGCTTATTTACTTAACGGGGGGGAAATTAAATATAGCCAGGATACGACAGGCAATATAACACTTCAACTGCCTGACCAATTGCCAAACAATAATGATACCGTAATAGCATTGGAACTTACCACAAGCGCCGAAGCTATCCCTGTGGTTTCTCATTTGAACTAA
- a CDS encoding L-rhamnose mutarotase yields MKKYIIITLLLTSVLFASAQQNNKALHIQRFGSVTGLEPEKLAYYQKLHANVWPAVLKRIKDCHIQNYSIYLQKIQDKYYLFSYFEYVGSDFAGDMKKMADDPITQRWWKETDPCQQPLPEAAAQKKIWTNMKEVFHQD; encoded by the coding sequence ATGAAAAAGTATATTATTATCACGTTATTACTAACAAGTGTCCTGTTTGCTTCAGCACAACAAAACAATAAAGCATTACATATACAGCGCTTTGGCTCTGTAACAGGATTGGAGCCCGAAAAATTAGCCTATTACCAAAAGCTGCATGCCAATGTCTGGCCAGCTGTATTGAAAAGAATAAAAGATTGCCATATCCAAAACTATTCTATATACCTGCAAAAAATACAGGATAAATACTACCTTTTTAGCTATTTTGAATATGTGGGGTCTGATTTTGCAGGCGATATGAAGAAAATGGCAGACGATCCGATTACGCAGCGCTGGTGGAAAGAAACCGATCCTTGCCAACAACCCTTGCCAGAAGCTGCTGCGCAAAAAAAAATATGGACCAATATGAAAGAGGTATTCCACCAGGATTAA
- a CDS encoding AraC family transcriptional regulator, with protein sequence MRKTKVRDGFEGQRQINLPGIIFKNTGVVNSIPNQIFITHIGYFPKAAHHFRERRKGCSDNIFIYCLNGKGWYIVDKKKYEVGPNQFLQIPATTKYLKYGADDEQPWTIFWVHYSGSNMDSFNKLMNISVDDGPKNIPYNEKGLTIWEEMYKSLEMGYSKDNLNNANMCLYYFLSTFLYPDRHFSVPDDKDMVRETIVFMRDSITSKFTVANFANRYQLSMSYFSSLFRKSTGMSPMEYFIQLKIQRACQLLFSPHVKIKDIAINLGYDDPYYFSRLFKKTMGVSPESYRMMNHGF encoded by the coding sequence ATGAGAAAAACAAAAGTACGGGATGGATTTGAAGGGCAACGGCAAATTAACCTGCCGGGTATAATCTTTAAAAATACAGGAGTGGTTAACTCTATCCCGAACCAAATTTTTATTACACATATTGGTTATTTCCCAAAAGCGGCTCATCATTTTCGGGAACGCAGAAAGGGCTGCAGCGACAATATATTTATTTATTGCCTCAATGGAAAGGGTTGGTATATAGTTGATAAAAAGAAATATGAAGTGGGGCCTAACCAGTTTTTACAGATACCCGCAACCACCAAATATCTTAAGTATGGCGCTGATGATGAACAACCCTGGACTATATTTTGGGTGCATTATAGCGGCAGCAATATGGATTCATTTAACAAGCTAATGAATATATCAGTTGATGACGGTCCTAAAAATATCCCCTACAATGAAAAAGGGCTTACTATTTGGGAGGAGATGTACAAGTCGTTGGAAATGGGTTATAGTAAGGATAATTTGAACAATGCCAATATGTGTTTGTATTATTTCTTATCGACCTTTTTATATCCGGACCGGCATTTTTCCGTTCCGGATGATAAAGATATGGTGAGGGAAACCATTGTTTTTATGCGCGATAGCATAACCTCCAAGTTCACTGTAGCTAATTTTGCAAACCGCTATCAACTATCAATGTCTTATTTTTCAAGTTTATTCCGCAAATCAACAGGAATGTCGCCTATGGAATATTTTATCCAGCTTAAAATTCAACGGGCGTGCCAGCTTTTATTCAGCCCCCATGTTAAAATTAAAGATATCGCTATAAATCTCGGATATGATGATCCATACTACTTTTCCAGGTTATTTAAAAAAACGATGGGTGTTTCTCCCGAATCTTACCGGATGATGAACCATGGCTTTTGA